One Caloenas nicobarica isolate bCalNic1 chromosome 31, bCalNic1.hap1, whole genome shotgun sequence genomic region harbors:
- the ENSA gene encoding alpha-endosulfine, with protein MAAPLGTGARAEETGQEKQDTPEKEPVPPERAEEAKLKAKYPNLGQKPGGSDFLMKRLQKGQKYFDSGDYNMAKAKMKNKQLPSVTGDHIPTPQDLPQRKSSLVTSKLAG; from the exons ATGGCGGCCCCTCTCGGTACCGGCGCCCGCGCTGAGGAGacagggcaggagaaacag GACACGCCGGAGAAGGAGCCCGTCCCCCCCGAGCGGGCGGAGGAGGCGAAGCTCAAAGCCAAATACCCCAACCTGGGCCAGAAACCCGGCGGCTCCGATTTCCTCATgaaaaggctgcagaaaggG caaaaatacTTCGATTCCGGTGACTACAACATGGCCAAGGCCAAGATGAAGAACAAGCAGCTCCCGAGCGTGACGGGCGACCACATCCCCACCCCGCAGGACCTGCCGCAGCGAAAATCCTCCCTCGTCACCAGTAAACTGGCTGGGTAG